One stretch of Candidatus Woesearchaeota archaeon DNA includes these proteins:
- a CDS encoding transcription factor S — MMFCPKCGSMLMPKKVDGKNVIICSCGYTNEKVENIELKEEIKNDKKIDVASEDEGTLPITEEECKKCGNDRAYYWLVQTRAGDEPETKFLKCTKCKHTWRDYS, encoded by the coding sequence ATGATGTTTTGTCCTAAGTGCGGTTCTATGTTAATGCCTAAAAAAGTTGATGGTAAAAATGTCATTATCTGTAGTTGCGGGTATACTAATGAAAAAGTTGAAAATATAGAACTTAAAGAAGAAATAAAAAATGATAAAAAAATTGATGTTGCTTCTGAAGATGAAGGAACTTTACCGATAACTGAGGAAGAATGTAAAAAATGTGGTAATGATCGCGCGTATTATTGGCTTGTTCAGACAAGAGCAGGAGATGAGCCTGAGACTAAATTTCTTAAATGCACTAAGTGTAAGCATACATGGAGAGATTATTCTTAA